GCCCCAGCTCTGGAGTGGAGTACCACACAGTGCTCATCTACTGTCTGCTAGGCGTGTGCCTGGCCATGTTGCTGTGCACGCTCACCCTGGCCGCACTGGTGCTTCTGCGGAGGGCAAGGGTCCGCAAGCAGGCCGCGGTCCAAAAGGCCGGCGATACCACTCCCCAGGAGCACGACAGCTCCTCCAGAGGTTCGTGTCAGAGGACAGTTCCCCTTAACCACACCCTTCAGTTCTGTTGCTCTCCGTCTCCTGACATTGACTGGTGATGTTGTAGGACGAGTATGACGTCAACAGATTTTTAAAAGAGGATTCGCTTTCTGACTGAATTAGGGATATCATGTGTTAGGTTGGGGGCAgtgtggtggttagcactgttgcctcacaccgctggaacccgggttcgagtctccgcctgggtcacatgtgtgtggagtttgcatgttctcctcatgtcattgtggggtttcctccgggtactccggtttccccccccatgtcaaaagacatgctgaggctaatcggaCTTGCTAAatcgcccataggtgtgtatgtgtgagtgaatggtgtgtgagtgtgccctgcgatgggctggccccccatcctgggctgttccctgcctcgtgcccattgcttccgggataggctccggaccccccgtgacccagtaggataagtggtttggaaaatggatggatgtgccaGGTTTGTCACTGCTATGCAGACAGTTCTCAAATTACATAATAATCTGTCCCGCAAACCCTTAAGTCAGAAACATTTTACACAAGTCAGATTTCCACCCCCCCCAGCATTCAAGACATCATAgagcaaaaaaaacacacaagccaaaaataatagtaatatgTGCTAAAGAACAcattaaaaaaggaaaagacaATGTGAATTTACTCTCAGGTGTATGACTCCTGTGAAGTCGGGGGTATTTTGTGTTTAAGGCGGCTTTATGTAAAATCGAGAGCCACCTGTACACACATACATTCCCAGGAAGCTTCTCAGGCAAACCCTGTTTTTCTCGTCCCCAAAACTTTGGCAGCAAATCCTTTAGACCCCCCTAAAATTGCAAGTGACTCTCCCTGTGCCCACAGATCGCCTGCTCGGGGCCAGCAAGCCCCCCCTGAAGAAAGCGTCCCTGCCCACGGAGACCTGCGTCCACTGCTTCCCCGAGCTCCGGGTGCCAGCCTGCCGTCCCGAAAAGGAGCCCCCCAGGCAAATCCCCGCCTCTACCACTCTCTACCAGCAGGCGTCAGTCACAGGCCCTGCCACTAGGGGGTCCCCCTGCTGTCTGCAAGGGGGCGCCCCCTCCCTGGAAAAGGACAGACTGAGGATTATCTGTTCCCCAACACAGAGCAGCATCTGACTGCGTCTGGGGTTATGACTGGGGTTGGGCATCGAAGCACAACTACTTCCTTGGCATCATGCCCAGGATGATGTGCCCCTCCTCCTCGACAACTTGCTAACAGCTAGGAGCAAACAAACGGCTCTGACTTCTGATTCTTGAACCCCACATTGGCACAGAGAGTTTAAAACACAGGCTGCCTCAACTCATTCAGTCAGCCCCCATCTCACAGGCTCCACTttaaggtccccccccccacccatcctcGCAGAGCAGCAGCCCGAACACTTGTTAAACTGACATTAGATGACAAACCACCACTCTCGTCCGCCTCAGGATCACGGGAGAGCGTCATCAGCACCGGTGTGGCAATATAGGAATGtagacaggaaaaaaaataaaataaagaccgTTTTCCCATTTGTGTCTCACGGTCGCAGCTCTAGCCTGGTTCCTGTGAGCATCTCGccatcttctctctctctctctctggtcgGGAAAAGGGACCTTCAGTAACCTGCTATTTGAACATTCCTTGCATGTCTCTTTCTTTACACATCACAATGAACACACAAATGTACACATTTCTTACAAAGTTGGGAAACTCACACCCCTCcagcattccccccccccccccccaagtaccTTCCATAAAAACTACACGGCAGCAGGTGGCGCTAGGGTTTAGGACAGGAACCGGAACGTTGCAGGTTTGAGTCACAGGAGGACACTTAAGCAGGTCACTCGACCTGAAGAGCTGGAGTAACTAGAGTAAAGTAGAGTAACCAGTTTCCCTATAAAGCTTCAGTATAGCTCAGCTCATGCACTCGGGAGCATTTGCTGATATGTTTtggaaaagttttttttccacCTACAATCTTACTTGTGCTGGTCCTTCTCAAGGTCATAGCTCTTCAGGGCTGGTCCACAGCGGGATGACAGGGGACAGCGAGTGTGACTGATAAGTCAGCGTGAATTATTCTTTTCTAGAATTTTCACCGTGATAAAGTTCATACACATCTTCATAGGGCAACCATCCTGTACCCCACCCCAATTATGATGAATCAGCGGCAGGGGGATCAGAAACCAGGACAGAAATGAAAGCAACACCCTTTTGAAAGATGGAGTCGTTTTTAACCAGCTGCAGTCTCCCAAGTGTCCCTTAGATGGCGCCAGTGGACGATCTGTTCAAGTGTAATTAGAACCAATCTGGGACAGAGGGCTGTGGGTATGTAGCTGCATCACAGTACATCCACTTTCCCAAAATCCCCGGCTCCAAGTCGCACAACAGAGAAAGAGGGGGAAAGGGGTTCAAGATGGGCTGATTCCAATTTAACGCTCTAATCACAGCTTTCCTGCAGTGACGACACCGAGTGCAGCCGCAGACACCTCCcataataacccccccccacccaaaccgCAATGAACAGAGCAGCCGTCTGGGTCTCTCTCACAAACGAGCGAGTTCATTTCAGCATGACATAGGGCTCCACAAAAGTAAAAAACTGCGACAATGACAACGACATCCTTTCCACCGCATCCTCAGCAAGAACAGCATCGCAACACAACCGAGTAGGAGAATAAAGCATACAGATGTGGAGAAGGCCagtcatgggggtggggggcagggcgggggccATGGGAAACTGTAAACAGGAATTATTTTCTCAATGAGTCCTAAAAAAATATAGATATCCCCGCCCTCAACCGAAGAGATGAGAACAACAGAAGACGAGACGACAGGGACAGAGTTGGGGGTTCGAGTCCCACCCCAGTCTGtctacccccccgcccccatcccCGCAAGCCCCTGACCGAGGATTCTCCTTAAAAAATAGATGTACTAGATACATACATTTGTTTGATACTAAATTCACAAATAATGACATTTAATGTTCATAATAAAGTTCTTGAAAAGTCCGTAATACTATTCCCATGGTGCCTGCGCCGTGCGCTCGAACGCTGCGTGAGAATAAAACGATGTGAAATGAAGTTCTTCCACCGTGACCCAGTAAATGTGTGATGTTCTGGAGCTACATGGGGAACCGGGGTGATTACAGGAAGTGGGGGGGTTAAATATGGGTCACTATGGAAATGGCAGACACCCCCTTTGCCCTTCCCTGGCTCGAcccgcagccaatcagatgaaAGCGATGCATGCCCCTCCTGTTTTTCGGGGAAGGGGGTAGATTTCCCTATTAGTCCCCCCTTCGGTCCTTGCTGTTTTCCCAGGAAATGGGGCAGCCCCTCTCCTCAAGGTCGCACCCCCCCTCCATCCTGTGCCGCTGAGCCCCCCCCATCCACACTCTAATCCACCTTTTCTGATCATCTCAAGTAGATAGTTGCTCAGTGCCgatatatttttttgtcttaAAATTATGCATGATTttcccccctgccctcctcccccacgcccccccccacactcatcCCTAAGAGTTTCAGGTAGGCTTGTGTgtcgttttttttgtttttttttttaaagttcacGTTTTCTTTCCTCCCCGGCGCAGCTGTAGCTCATGTGTCGACCGTCACCAGAAGGCCCCCACTCCGTCCGACAGGCTACTCGTACTCCAGGAACTGTTTATGGTAAAACAGCAGGTACCTGCACAGAGAAGGACTGAGGTCAGCTACAGAAAGGCGGCACACACTCAGAAACAAAACTACCAATCGAATCGCGACGCACTGAGAATCGGCGAATCAAATTGCGACACACGTCCTTGGGGGCAGGGCCACTCGGAATGACCGGTATCCAAAACGTCACTGTTTCACAGTTGAATGCTTTGGGCTTTTAGCTGACAAATAAAGGATGTTTTGCTGTTCAAGGTCCCCACGCACACCCCCATGCCCCTGGCCACGCCGACCCACCCTTCGCTGTCCAGCACATCCTTGATGCTGGCCTTGGTGATGATAGCATCGTCACATTTGAACCACTGGTCCTTGTGCTGCCGGATGAAGGTGGTGTAGTGGCCGCTCTCCAAGGTACCCTGGTGATTCACTACCGCAAACAGGGAATACCTGGGCAGGGGTCAGAGGGCAGGGTGAGCAGgctactgaccccccccccccccccaatcatctTGGTTAAGCTGCCTAGTGCTTTAAATCCCAGGGGACACACTGATGTTGAACCCTTAAATTTACTTAGACCAAACAACTCTTGGTGAATAGTAAGGTTTGAAGCCCACAGGTAACTGGGAGGCTGACTGGACAGGCTGGGACTGGCCGTTCGACATACTGGGCATTCTCCCAGTGTATCGTAGGGGAGCCAAAAGTCTACAGCCGATTATTAGCTCCAGTCCAGCCCTATCTCTGGACAGTaccgtcacctcacacctccaggattgTGGGTCCAAATCCCCACCTTTGTTATATGGAGTTTAGGTTAACTTAGGAATTAGATGAACCTTTAAATCGCCTACATTGCGTGGGCCCTTCCAAGGACTGCCACCCTGCCCAGAGTTTACACTCGACCTGCGCTCTATACTGTCTGGGATAGGTTTCAAACCCCCACACCCCACAACCCTGACAAgcttttcaatgttgaaataaAAGCCGAGGCTGGTTCGTTACATCTGCAGAATAATATTTGCATTTATGTATAGTTATGTAACATAAAAATGAGTGGAACATCACCGGTATGGAAACTTACTTGTTGTCATTGTTCAATGTGTCCACTGGCTGTTGGTACTGTCCGTTCATCCTACTTTCCTTACTGcaaggaaatgggggggggggggggggataagccGTTAGCAGCTACATTGCCCCTTGTGTGTGTGCGGTCAACACATCGCTTAACATGCCGACACGACCACATTCTCCAGTCAGCTGACACTGCACACACCCTCACGGCGCCTCCCTCGCCCCGCCCACTCGGCACCCCGAGGGACATCAGGAAGTCTATTACAAACACTTCCAGGACCATGTGCACTGCGCCCCCCCCGGGGACTCGGCTGTGTAGGAGATAAAAGAAAATGTGTAAGTAGAATAGAATATGGCAAAGGTGGTGGGCGGGGCTTACCTGGAGGCCATGAAGGGCGTCATGTCCAGCTCCAGGGGGAAGGACACGTAGGTGGTGATCTTCCTCCGCAGCTTGGCAGAGTGCTCGAACCGCTGCAGGGTTGGCGCAAGAGAGGAGAGCTTTACAGGAGTGccgacagagaggaggaggcatATCacagaccagcagggggcgtggcctctgGCTGATAGCGAAAGGGAGGCGAACCAGCAACCAGCAAGGGGTGTGGCCTTTGGATGACAGTTTAAGGGAGGAGAACCAACAACCAGCAGGGGCTGTGGCCTCTGGCTGACAGCGAAAGGGAGGCAAATCAGCAACCAACAGGGGATGTAGCCTCTGGCTGACAGTGAAAGGGAGGAGAACCAACAaccagcagggagtgtggcCTCTGTCTAACAGTGAAAGGGAGGAGAACCAGTAACCAGAAGGGGGTATAAAGCACTTGGGCCTATATAGAAACACACTACAATGTTAATTTGGTCCAAAACCTTAATTCCTTGTGGATTCCTTGACAACAAGGTGATAAGTGCAGTGTTACGAGCCAATAGGCATATGTCAGGAAATTCTGTTGCAACTCTGAATAAGGCATCTGACGTGACTGTACCTTGAAACGCATAACAGCATATAAAGGACAAAGGCACATGGGTGGTGgcagagcacagggaataagagGCGCTGTGGGTGACTCACTTTGAGGTGGAAACACGCCACAATGGGCAGCTTCTTCATCGTCAGCTGTTTGGTGGACTCCTGGTAACTATGGCAACCGCTGCACTTGATTTTggcactgctccccaggtgctCAGGTCGAGTGAacctgtggggggaggggcagaatGAGAGCCgcagtgtgtgcgcgtgtgactGCGCGTATGTGGGGCTGAGGGATTCcggaacccacacacccattaGCGCGTCTTCGTTATGAAGAAACACAGAATGAATGTTTAACGAGGGGCCCGGACTTGCCGTGAATGTAAATGACAGCAGCAGGCTGGGTGAAAGAGGATTCATTCATCACGCTGCACTGCATTACAGTACCAACAGGCAGGGGAGGGGCCTCAGTCTGACTGGGGAGAGGGCGGGCCTGATAGAAAAGGGGCGGGACCATCTAGGCAGGCTGCTGGGGTAGGGTGGATCTAACTGgaaaggggcggggcctcccaTAGGACAGGGATGGAGAGTACACACAACGTCACAGTGGGCGTTGGTCACTGCGGCCACAACCAACAAGTGGCACGTGTAGCATTAGAGTTCAGCTCGGATGCTGCGAAAACATCTGAATTGGGAAAGAGCTGTTATATGACTGACTGTACAAACTGATTTAACATGAAAGAAGCACATGGGTCACTGCAATCTGCAGCGACTGCAATCTGCAGCGACTGCAATCTGCAGCGACTGCAATCCAGACTCTGAGACGTGGATCTGCGGTTGTCATTATGTGTGCATTATGTTGGATTTTTGGGTAAAATAATACCGTAAGTTAATTATATACTTTTTTTGACTACTGATCAATTAAATATTTAgcatcatttatttatattctgtGTAACTCTGAGAATTTGTCAGCATTCAGCTGTGGACTATATAATTATTGGAGTAGATAAAATTATCACAAAACAGAATGGCGGTTTTACACCGTGCCAATGGAGTCTAACAGCAAAGGGGCGGGCCCCCAAACAGTCTGAAGGGGACGGGACGTGACAAAGAACAGCGGCAGTACCTCCGCAGACAGTCTGACGGGGACGGGACGTGACAAAGAACAGCGGCAGTACCTCCGCAGACAGTCTGACGGGGACGGGACGTGACAAAGAACAGCGGCAGTACCTCCGCAGACAGTCTGACGGGGACGGGACGTGACAAAGAACAGCGGCAGTACCTCCGCAGACAGTCTGACGGGGACGGGACGTGACAAAGAACAGTGGCAGTACCTCCGCAGACAGTCTGACGGGGACGGGACGTGACAAAGAACAGTGGCACTACCTCCGCAGACAGTCTGACGGGGACGGGACGTGACAAAGAACAGCGGCATTACCTCCGCAGACAGTCTGACGGGGACGGGACGTGACAAAGAACAGCGGCACTACCTCCGCAGACAGTCTGACGGGGACGGGACGTGACAAAGAACAGTGGCACTACCTCCGCAGACAGTCTGACGGGGACGGGACGTGACAAAGAACAGCGGCAGTACCTCCGCAGACAGTCTGACGGGGACGGGACGTGACAAAGAACAGAGGCAGTACCTCCGCAGACAGTCTGACGGGGACGGGACGTGACAAAGAACAGCGGCAGTACCTCCGCAGACAGTCTGACGGGGACGGGACGTGACAAAGAACAGCGGCATTACCTCCGCAGACAGTCTGACGGGGACGGGACGTGACAAAGAACAGTGGCACTACCTCCGCAGACAGTCTGACGGGGACGGGACGTGACAAAGAACAGCGGCAGTACCTCCGCAGACAGTCTGACAGGGACGGGACGTGACAAAGAACAGCGGCATTACCTTCGCAGACAGTCTGACGGGGACGGGATGTGACAAAGAACAGCGGCACTACCTCCACAGACACTCTGACAGGGACGGGATGTGACAAAGAACAGTGGCAGTACCTCCACAGACAGTCTGACGGGGACGGGATGTGACAAAGAACAGTGGCAGTACCTCCACAGACAGTCTGACGGGGACGGGATGTGACAAAGAACAGCGGCAGTACCTCCACAGACAGTCTGACGGGGACGGGATGTGACAAAGAACAGTGGCAGTACCTTCGCAGACAGTCTGTAAGAGTGGTTGCCCCTGAGACCTGGTTCTCCCCGTTGACCACACCACTGTCGCTGCCAGGGCTCAGGGGCCAGAAAGGTGTGGAAGAACCAGGCAGgtccaaactgatgtcccagaAGGGGTCTATCGTCGTGGAAACACCACTGGGCAGAGAGAGAAGAAGGTGTCAGTTTCAGGCTAACTTTTTCTGAGCCAAAAATAAAGTAGAAATACAAGCACAGATTAACCACAAGAGGGAGCCATAGAGTCAGAATGACAGGGCAAGCAGGagaggctgcagcaggcgagaGCAGCGTGACAGACAGCTGGCAGCCATGGAGAGAACCTCATGGGGGAAGGGAGGCAGCAGGGGGACAGGGTGGGGCTCTGCCCCGTGGCATGACAGGGACCGCCAGCGTGCGGCCACGAGCACgaggacatgcacacacacacacacacacacacacacacacacacacacacacacacacacacacacacacacacacacacacacacacacacacacacacacacacacacacacacacacacgtgcaaagCTTACTGGCAGACTTGGCAGGTGACGTCGGACTGCAGGCCGCCTGTGAAGATTTGGTCGATGATGCAGTTGCAGTGGTTCGGGTTGTTGGCCTTCTTCCCGTTGTCGTCGCCTTGGTGACCGTAGGCGGGGCCGAggcgggggggggacagacagacagtgagaGAGTGTAACTGAAAAGCACAGCTTGGAGAGAGACGCCCGCGAGCACGGAGGGGGGACCCACCGGCTCGCATCATCAGCACCCGCGTTAAGGGCTCTAATCGGCACGGCAACAAGCAGCAACACCAGTGTCTCATGTCTCTCCCCCCTCGCATCTCGGGTGCGA
The sequence above is a segment of the Brienomyrus brachyistius isolate T26 chromosome 5, BBRACH_0.4, whole genome shotgun sequence genome. Coding sequences within it:
- the LOC125743045 gene encoding tumor necrosis factor receptor superfamily member 13B → MRAEARGAAAPFRAASVNPLCRAMPGTCHQGQYWDHLLRKCMSCQTQCAQPYRPEKCNSFCVAIECKSVTGNFYDLLLKRCLRCSEVCGRHPLECSPTCSTKSTTLDLTKELLDRPSVQIAASEGRPSSGVEYHTVLIYCLLGVCLAMLLCTLTLAALVLLRRARVRKQAAVQKAGDTTPQEHDSSSRDRLLGASKPPLKKASLPTETCVHCFPELRVPACRPEKEPPRQIPASTTLYQQASVTGPATRGSPCCLQGGAPSLEKDRLRIICSPTQSSI